In Halanaerobiaceae bacterium ANBcell28, a single genomic region encodes these proteins:
- a CDS encoding family 16 glycoside hydrolase → MLNKKINFILGVIIVIVLIFSISPMLLAANFRIIDDQEFGLIEIKGENILDDLSDKPDLGWTGVGSNALSIAELSHGDKKVLEIIADETPMIRVSNSIDLEAGKGYYYSSWHKVSDEIPSHVSRIPHSVIFSLEDGEGNEIFRYSQEINRSFVGNFKQIKGVFGVPEDIGAAKLNIDINYFTGDYSAYLAGLELFEVKEDEGFAYLFSDDILVTLESEYRPLNLRYIGDNGKPSHRYSNHSKYWSDSMFSINRLFGNMGYTPSSPKDSQISSQASFEKAKQEVINNPYDNSYLTLQMIDNDLRNDLALNQNFISLSEYIAESRRLGIDSIRVVGPWWAIPPGNYRALWNTWKQGFAYGYLLAENYDLFNYNSMNEPDDFIESDQWDSFVAMLTAMSDGVKAGAEVAGIEAEMWAPTFARNDQTALEYITENAHQAIDVFNFHSYSSNPGTYTSRVNEHKNRIARHTDQEKEVAITEFNYSLAGGVAFEDHDKMDNVFKNMDIYKGHLDSGLYASVRFMFPRMNRTQAPANQPESGNFSLGLVRVDDATREMTEGTKMYYGTRMLTRAVRYPRLAVSYSTLGDSQKQDFIVTKGDNHYFVLFINKEEDFSNLELDLSKLGINNSILTRREVSDQLDDEFIGNYEIIDGMVRIEDIPGSSMTLLVIPEDNDIDIIQPEVHRAFAETDGIELWWHNSPEVGSYNVKRKLEGGEYNTIASAINHSFYTDTTAEIGKNYYYKVTAVSGNREGEASKEVGPLQLIADPLLLPYRYSFVDMQDTGWEQNSGEWNVVQSYEDPGYLTKASTGERNIAIIGGDKSKWQDYALDSRVYLEELTNESKFGLVARYIDENNYYLFVLDNDSNRAMIKKIADGEEEVLASTTLQGKMPIEISDYRYMLRVNVDRGSLNFSGNQRGGNNFNLSASDMDPLAGGKVGFYAENDVEVFFDGLMVRPVFSDSYLRRNDWQEVNNTWNIKYNGNSRWQDVYLTAKMRFDEFLSEDGKSALFLRYNDEDNHYRVELSAENDLALVKRVAGVEEIISSKSYNVEEGQLYTMVVILERNLLRVFINGMLEKELMIWEPELESGKIAIGTHNAKVKFSDIALQ, encoded by the coding sequence GTGTTAAACAAGAAAATTAATTTCATTTTAGGAGTAATTATTGTAATTGTTTTGATCTTTAGTATTTCACCAATGTTATTAGCAGCAAATTTCAGAATAATTGATGATCAGGAGTTTGGTCTTATAGAAATTAAAGGAGAAAATATATTAGATGATTTAAGCGATAAACCAGATCTTGGCTGGACTGGTGTTGGGTCTAACGCCCTTAGTATCGCTGAGCTTAGTCATGGTGATAAAAAAGTTCTTGAGATTATTGCTGATGAGACACCTATGATAAGGGTTTCAAACTCGATAGATCTGGAAGCAGGTAAGGGGTATTATTACAGTTCCTGGCATAAAGTTTCTGATGAAATTCCCAGCCATGTCTCTCGAATACCTCATAGTGTAATATTTTCCCTGGAAGATGGGGAGGGAAATGAGATTTTTCGCTATAGTCAAGAAATAAACAGATCATTTGTAGGAAATTTCAAACAAATTAAAGGTGTATTTGGAGTACCAGAAGATATTGGAGCGGCTAAATTGAATATAGATATAAACTATTTTACTGGTGATTATTCTGCCTATCTTGCAGGTCTTGAATTGTTTGAAGTAAAAGAAGATGAGGGTTTTGCTTATTTGTTTTCAGATGATATTCTGGTGACTTTAGAAAGTGAATATAGGCCTTTGAATTTAAGGTATATTGGTGATAATGGCAAGCCTTCTCACAGATATAGTAATCACTCAAAATATTGGTCGGATAGTATGTTCTCTATTAATAGATTGTTTGGTAACATGGGATATACGCCTTCTTCCCCTAAAGATAGTCAAATTAGCAGTCAAGCCAGTTTTGAAAAAGCAAAACAAGAAGTTATAAACAATCCTTATGATAATTCTTATTTGACTTTGCAGATGATTGATAATGACTTAAGGAATGACTTAGCACTAAATCAAAATTTCATATCCTTAAGTGAATATATAGCAGAGTCACGAAGATTGGGCATAGATAGTATTAGAGTTGTTGGGCCATGGTGGGCTATTCCTCCTGGAAATTATAGGGCGTTATGGAACACCTGGAAGCAAGGCTTTGCTTATGGTTATTTGCTTGCTGAAAATTATGATTTGTTTAATTATAATTCTATGAATGAGCCAGATGACTTTATAGAATCTGATCAATGGGATTCCTTTGTGGCAATGCTAACGGCTATGAGTGATGGTGTAAAGGCAGGGGCTGAAGTAGCAGGAATTGAAGCTGAAATGTGGGCACCTACTTTTGCAAGAAATGATCAAACGGCTCTAGAATATATTACAGAAAATGCTCATCAAGCTATTGATGTTTTTAATTTCCATAGCTATTCTTCAAATCCTGGTACATATACTAGTAGGGTTAATGAACATAAAAATAGGATAGCTAGACATACTGATCAAGAAAAAGAAGTGGCAATTACTGAATTTAATTATTCATTAGCGGGTGGAGTAGCTTTTGAAGATCACGACAAAATGGATAATGTATTTAAGAATATGGATATATACAAAGGACATTTAGATAGTGGTTTATATGCTTCAGTTAGATTCATGTTTCCTAGGATGAATCGTACACAGGCACCAGCTAATCAACCGGAAAGTGGAAATTTCTCTTTAGGTTTAGTCAGGGTGGACGATGCTACTAGAGAAATGACTGAAGGAACAAAGATGTATTATGGAACAAGAATGTTGACACGTGCTGTAAGATATCCAAGATTGGCTGTATCTTATTCTACTTTAGGAGACTCTCAAAAACAGGATTTTATTGTTACTAAAGGAGACAATCATTATTTTGTTTTATTTATCAACAAAGAAGAAGATTTCAGTAATCTGGAATTAGATTTAAGTAAGCTGGGAATCAACAATTCTATTCTAACGAGAAGAGAAGTTTCAGATCAGCTAGATGATGAATTTATTGGGAATTATGAAATAATTGATGGTATGGTTCGAATTGAAGATATACCAGGATCCAGCATGACTTTATTAGTTATTCCTGAAGATAATGATATTGATATCATCCAGCCAGAAGTTCATCGTGCTTTTGCAGAAACTGATGGAATTGAATTATGGTGGCATAACTCTCCAGAAGTAGGCAGCTATAACGTGAAGAGAAAGCTTGAAGGTGGAGAATATAATACAATAGCAAGTGCTATAAATCATTCTTTCTATACTGATACTACAGCAGAAATAGGTAAAAATTATTACTATAAAGTTACTGCGGTAAGTGGAAACAGGGAAGGAGAGGCTTCAAAAGAAGTTGGTCCTTTACAATTAATTGCTGATCCCTTACTACTGCCTTATAGGTATTCTTTTGTAGATATGCAAGATACAGGCTGGGAGCAAAATAGTGGTGAATGGAATGTAGTACAAAGTTATGAGGATCCAGGATATTTAACAAAAGCTAGTACAGGAGAGCGTAATATAGCTATTATCGGTGGAGATAAAAGTAAGTGGCAGGATTATGCCTTAGATAGCAGGGTATATTTAGAAGAATTAACTAATGAGTCAAAGTTTGGTTTAGTAGCACGATATATAGATGAGAACAATTATTATTTATTTGTACTTGATAATGATAGTAATAGGGCAATGATTAAGAAAATTGCTGATGGAGAAGAGGAGGTTCTGGCAAGTACTACTTTGCAAGGAAAGATGCCTATAGAAATTTCAGATTACAGATATATGTTACGAGTTAATGTAGATAGGGGAAGTTTGAATTTCTCTGGAAACCAAAGAGGAGGAAACAATTTCAATCTAAGTGCTAGTGATATGGATCCATTGGCTGGTGGTAAAGTTGGCTTTTATGCTGAAAATGATGTAGAAGTTTTCTTTGATGGATTAATGGTAAGGCCAGTATTTAGTGATAGCTATCTACGTAGAAATGATTGGCAAGAGGTCAATAATACTTGGAATATCAAATACAATGGAAATTCAAGATGGCAGGATGTTTATCTGACCGCTAAGATGAGATTTGATGAATTTCTAAGTGAGGATGGAAAATCTGCCCTCTTCTTGAGATATAATGATGAAGATAATCATTATAGGGTTGAACTTAGTGCTGAAAATGACTTGGCATTAGTAAAAAGAGTAGCTGGTGTTGAAGAAATAATTTCAAGTAAAAGCTATAATGTAGAAGAAGGTCAGCTATATACAATGGTAGTAATTTTAGAAAGAAATCTTCTCAGAGTCTTTATTAATGGAATGCTGGAAAAAGAATTGATGATTTGGGAGCCAGAATTAGAATCGGGGAAAATAGCTATTGGCACACATAATGCAAAAGTGAAATTTTCTGATATAGCACTTCAGTAA
- a CDS encoding glycoside hydrolase: MYKSKKESFFLFVLILLFVFISNYHLIAAASINDIEDSMESYDTNVRRNALRSTRNIDDTDIVIDILINALSDSENEVRKLALDLLAERGIEAEKARSAVAMLAIDDRDNMLSFNAILALHQIDPELRGLWGQGIKDKLKGLQTKNLERKDDLIIAVIETSESLLDDVEINIYADIYETHYNRDGRGSLQLRERKTDSISLIDKNINKSLSNSIYNIEIPIPYSQENNYIDGRIDINLSFQHQKYDLDVFMTEKSLAFNYGEPSFKIRPDITYQNIDGFSASGAWWAQHLGKWEEAREEIADLLFSKDIGIGLSQYRYYLGGGINSSINDHWRTADTYAVDYGEYDWSRDPGGRWFLNAAIERGVGELILFLKSPPYFMTKNNQTYAEQGANTNLSPDRYSDFAHYLADVHKYFADEKDIHFDWVSPINEPEWSWDSASQEGSPYTVNQIRNLSRVIIKTFVERDLDTNILIPEAGKWEFLYGDGRNYADNLFSDPLINEHISTLAVHSYWSGNTQRYLAGSKMEKYPEKTIWQTEWCEMVHGKELGMDSALNMAKVIHADLTLANVSAWHYWLAVSRYDYRDGLIYVNPDNREIEEAKNLWVLGNYSRFIRPGARRIDVEANHRSRENVEAGIALSAYYDEIQGQYIIVAINEVPDDKEIDLQIITDKTALKLLPYETSAEKSLEKLSAIELEDRGNSIQGKKVNLSAQSVTTFVIKL; the protein is encoded by the coding sequence ATGTATAAATCAAAGAAAGAAAGCTTTTTCTTATTTGTTTTAATTTTACTATTTGTCTTTATTAGTAATTATCATTTGATAGCGGCAGCTTCAATAAATGATATAGAAGACTCTATGGAATCATATGATACGAATGTTAGAAGAAACGCCCTTAGGTCAACAAGGAATATTGATGATACTGATATAGTAATTGATATTCTTATTAATGCTTTATCAGATTCGGAAAATGAAGTTCGCAAACTGGCTTTAGACTTACTTGCCGAAAGAGGTATTGAGGCAGAAAAAGCCAGGTCAGCAGTAGCTATGCTGGCTATTGATGATAGGGATAATATGCTAAGTTTTAATGCTATTCTAGCATTACATCAGATTGACCCTGAGTTAAGAGGATTATGGGGTCAAGGTATAAAGGATAAGCTCAAAGGTCTTCAAACAAAAAATCTTGAACGGAAAGATGACTTAATTATTGCTGTGATAGAAACAAGTGAGAGTTTATTAGATGATGTAGAAATTAATATATATGCAGATATTTATGAAACACATTATAATAGGGATGGTAGAGGGAGTTTACAATTAAGAGAAAGAAAGACAGATTCAATATCTTTAATTGATAAAAATATTAATAAAAGTTTATCAAATTCAATTTATAATATTGAAATACCAATACCATACTCTCAAGAGAATAATTATATTGATGGCAGGATAGATATAAATTTAAGTTTTCAACATCAAAAATATGATCTGGATGTTTTTATGACAGAAAAAAGTTTAGCTTTTAATTATGGAGAGCCATCTTTTAAGATTAGACCTGATATTACCTACCAGAATATAGATGGCTTTAGCGCATCTGGAGCCTGGTGGGCACAACATCTTGGCAAATGGGAAGAAGCCAGGGAAGAGATAGCTGATTTGCTTTTTAGTAAAGATATAGGAATTGGATTATCACAATATAGATATTATTTAGGTGGAGGGATTAATTCTTCTATAAATGACCACTGGCGTACAGCAGATACTTATGCAGTGGATTATGGTGAGTATGATTGGTCCCGTGATCCTGGTGGTCGCTGGTTTTTAAATGCGGCTATAGAAAGAGGTGTAGGAGAATTGATTCTATTTCTTAAGTCTCCTCCATACTTTATGACCAAAAATAATCAAACCTATGCAGAACAAGGTGCAAATACTAATCTAAGTCCTGATAGATATTCTGATTTTGCACATTACCTGGCCGATGTTCATAAATATTTTGCTGATGAAAAAGATATTCATTTTGATTGGGTAAGCCCTATTAATGAGCCTGAATGGAGTTGGGATTCAGCAAGTCAAGAAGGTTCACCTTATACTGTTAATCAAATAAGGAATCTAAGTAGAGTGATAATAAAAACTTTTGTAGAAAGAGATCTTGATACAAATATATTAATACCAGAAGCAGGTAAATGGGAATTCCTTTATGGAGATGGCCGAAATTATGCTGATAATTTATTCTCGGATCCTTTGATAAATGAACACATATCTACTTTAGCAGTTCATTCCTACTGGTCTGGTAATACTCAAAGATATTTAGCAGGCAGTAAGATGGAAAAATATCCCGAAAAAACTATTTGGCAAACTGAATGGTGTGAAATGGTTCATGGCAAAGAATTAGGTATGGATTCCGCTTTGAATATGGCTAAAGTAATACATGCTGATTTAACCCTCGCAAATGTTTCTGCCTGGCATTATTGGTTGGCTGTTAGCAGATATGACTATAGAGATGGTTTAATATATGTCAATCCAGATAATAGAGAAATTGAAGAGGCCAAAAATTTATGGGTTCTAGGGAATTATAGTCGTTTTATTAGACCAGGAGCAAGAAGGATAGATGTTGAAGCTAATCATCGTAGTAGAGAAAATGTAGAAGCAGGTATTGCCCTTAGTGCTTATTATGATGAAATCCAGGGACAGTACATCATTGTGGCTATAAATGAAGTCCCTGATGATAAGGAAATAGATTTGCAAATAATTACTGATAAAACAGCCCTTAAATTATTACCTTATGAAACGTCTGCAGAGAAATCACTTGAAAAATTATCAGCTATAGAACTTGAAGATAGAGGAAATAGTATTCAGGGTAAGAAGGTAAATTTATCTGCTCAAAGTGTAACTACTTTTGTGATAAAGTTGTAG